The following nucleotide sequence is from Natronosalvus caseinilyticus.
GGTCTGGCCGCCCGATCGTATATAAACTCGAGGCGCACGACGGAGGCGCGAAACCGACTCGAGGGACGGCCGACCACTTGCCGCTTCCCCGACACTCGAGTACTCGGCGCTCGTCCGGCCCCGTATGAGCGAGACACCCGTCCCACAACCTGGCTTCGGAACGTCGGGTCACGAGGGCGAGACCTGCACCGAAAACGTCGTGCGAGCGCTCGAGGCCGGCTACCGCCACGTCGACACCGCCCAGATGTACGACAACGAGGCCGCAGTCGGGGCCGCGCTCGAGCGAAGCGACGTCGACCGCGAGGACGTATTTCTGGCGACGAAGGTCCATCCATCGAACCTCGCACACGACGACATCCTCGAGACGACCGAGGAGAGCCTCGAGCGACTCGGCGTCGATACGGTCGACCTGCTGTACGTCCACTGGCCGACCGACGCCTACGACCCCGAGGAGACGCTGCCCGCGATGGACGAGGTTCGCGAGCGCGGGCTGACGCACAACGTCGGCGTAAGCAACTTCACGGTCGAGTTGCTCGAGGAGGCCCGCGAGATTCTCGAGTCGCCAATCCTGGCCAACCAGGTCGAACTGCACCCGTTCCTCCAGCAGGACGACCTGGTCGAGTACGGACGCGAACACGACGTGACGACCGTGGCCTACTGCCCAATCGCGAAGGGCGACGTCGCCGGGAACGACACGCTCGAGGCGATCGCCGACGCCCACGACGCCACGCCCGTCCAGGTGACGCTCGCCTGGCACTACGCTCGCGAGGGCGTGGTCCCTATCCCGAAGGCGACCGGCGACCACGTCGAGGAGAACTACGCGGCGCTCGACCTCGAGTTGAGCGACGACGAACTGGATCGCATCGCCGAGTTCGACCGTGGCGACCGACTGGTCGATCCGGATGCGGCGGCGTGGAATCGCTGATCGAGGACTGTTCGAGGAATCGACGTCGGTAATCGCTCGAGCGATTCGGTGTCGACGACTGCTCGAGCGTCAGTGAATTCGACTCGAGACGTCGCTATTTCTCCCCGTCGTGGAACCGGCGGTATCCGGCAAGCGCGAGAAGCACGACGAGCAGGGAGACGGCCGTGAACCCGGGAACCGAATCGGCGTCGTCCGCATCGCGTGGCTCGTCGCTATCCGATTCGTCCACCGATCCCGAGGCATCCTCATCCGGCTCGTCGCTGGAGTCGTCCCCGTCGCTCGAGTCCGGATCGTCTCCAGCACCGGCGGTGTCGTTTTCTCCGGTCGAATCGTCCGCCATCGCCTCGAGCGCATCGCGGTCCTGCGGATCGGGGTGGTCGAACGGCTCGTGCGGTTCCTCGCCGTCATCGATCGAGATCGTCACCTCCCGGTCGTGAACCGCGAGCGGGAACTCGCGCTCGAGGTAGACTTCGGAGTTGCCAAAGGAGAGCGTCGTCTGTGCCGCCGGTGCGTCTTCCGAGACCTCGAGAGTGATCGTGGCGACGCGAGCCTGCCCCGTCGCCCCGCCGGCCGCCGGATCGCGCCGCTGTTCGAGGATCGCCGTTCCGACCTCGTTGGCGATCACCCGTTCCTCGCGGATCTCGGTTTCCTCGCCCTGTTCGAGCCAGTCGCCGGCCTCGACGTCCGTGACCTCGAGGTAGTCAGGGTGGTACTGGGCGATCAACTCGTAGGAGGCGACGCCCTCGCCGTGGGCGCCCTGGCTGCGCATGACGACGTCGATCTCGATCTCCTCGCCGGGCTGGGCCTCGACCTCGTAGGGCGTCGGCGAGATGGTGGCGACGGCGTCGCCGGCGCCGACGGTTCCGACCCCGAAACCGGCTATGACGACGCCGGACGTCACCAGTGCCAGCGCGAGCACCGTGACGAGGAGCCGTCGCCCGGTCATAGCGATATCACCGTCGACACAGATGGCATCTCGAGGAAGGCCGTCTCGTAGCCCCGGTGTCTCGAGACCTGTGGTGGCGTTCGTACGTCGAGTTCGAGGGTGGCCTCGTTCGAATCGGTCGCCAGCGCCGTCCCGTAGTGGAGGCCGAGTTCGTGGTCGAGGGTTTCGGTCAGTCGCCTGGAGTCGCCGTCGACGGTCACCTCGAGGCCCATCAGCGGGAGGACGCAGTGATTGTATGGCGTCCGTGGGGAGACGGCGAGATACCGATCGTCGGCGCCCGCCTCGGGATCGGCGTCGACGAACCTGGAACCCGGTTTGAGGATCGTGATCTCGAAGACGGCGTCACCGCTCTCGAGCGAGTCCTGAAGGGTTCCGGGAAGGTCCGTCGCTGGCGGTGCACTCGAGTACGGGATGACGTGGCCGTCGTGAGCGGATCCGTGGTCGTCGTGGTCGCTGTCGCCGTCTTCACCTTCGTGATCGGCATCGTCGCCACCGTCGCTTCCGCCGTCTCCGTGGCCCATCGGCTCGAGCGCCCCACGCTCGCCCCACTCGTCCTCGGGGAAGTACTCGACCTCGGTCGCGAGTCGGCGAAGGTCGTCGTCGAAGTCGAACGCGAACTCGAACGAGACCGCTTCCTCGAGTCGATCCGCGAACGCGCCAGTTTTGCGGATCGAGACCGGGCTCAATCGGCCCTCGACGCGATAGGTACCGTCGCCTTCGAGGGAGAGGTTGTCCCCGAAGTGAAAGCCCATCTGCTGGGAGAGCATGAGCCACGGGCGAACCTCGCGGACGAACTCGCCGTTCCGGGAGAGCTCGAGGACGGGGCTCGAGTCGACGGGAACCACCTGACCGGTCTCCCGATCCCAGGCGGTGACCATCAGGTGGACGTCGTCGCGGTCGGGTTCGACTTGCTCGACGTCGCTCCCGTCGACGAGCCAGAACGGGTGTGGATAGGTGACCATTCCGGCGACGCGGTAGTCGCCGGCGTCGACGGGCTCGAGCATCCGCATGCGCTCGCGGTGAGTCGGGCGGTACACCGCGTCCGGTGGGTTCTCGATTTCGGGGAACGCGAGCAGGTCGTCGGAGTCGTCGGAGTCGTTCGACTGGTTCGGCTCGTCGTCTCCGTTCGATTCCGGGGTGTCGTCCGCACCGCGCTCGAGACAGCCGGCGACCGCGAGTGTACCGGCTCCGACGGTCGCTCGCTGGAGGAGGCGGCGTCGCGAAAGCGGGGACGTTCCGCGCATCTGTAATGGAGTTAGGCGGAGAGCAATTTACGGTTTGTCCTTCAGGCCAGGTCGGGTCCCTCGTCGTTCGCGCCGCGTGCACGGGAGTAGAGGTAGGTTCCACCCGCTCCGCCGACGAGGGCGGCGAACGGACCGAATCCGGGCATACCGTCCTCCTCTTCGTTTCTCTCGTCGGTATCCTCGTCGACGACGTCGTCGTTCTCCTGCTCGTCGTCCTGGTCCTGGTCTCCGTTCTGATCCTCGCCGTTCTGATCCCCGTTCTGTCCCTCACCGTCTTGATCGTCGTCGTCCTGACCGTCCGTACCCTCGCCCGTCTCGAGTACGGCTGCTGCGTCGACGCTCGACTTCAGTTTGAAGTAGTCGTAGCCGCTCGAGGTGGGCAACTCGAAGCCGTATCCCCAGTACTCCTCGTCCGGATCGTAGCCGCCGAAGACCCGCAGGACGGGGTTCTCGACGCTCGAGGCGAGTTTACACAGCGCCTCGGCGTCGAAGGCGACCTCGACGGTTTCGCCGTCCTCGGCGACGGACTCGGCCGCGAGGTCGTCGCCGGTGCGGATCACGGCCCGGAAGGAGTCCTCGACGACGGCGGTGCCGCCCGCCGGGAAGGGAACGGTGATCGTGATTTCGCCGTCTTCGCGTGCGACCGATCCCGCGCCGACGTCCTCGTCGACCCGGATCATCCGGTTTTCGCGCTCGGGAGCCACGGTCCCCCACTCCTCGAGAACGTCGAGCACGTACGGTCCCTGGAACTGGCCCGACTCGAGGACGGTCTCGGCCTCGCTCAAAATTGGGTCGTTGCCGACGACGTAGTCGTTGTTCGCCATATAGTAGGTCGCCCCGAGATCGACCGGTTCGCCGCCGACGAACACGTTGTCGATCCACGTCTCGTCGTCGTGGCCCCACCACTCGTAGGAGACGCCCGAGACCTGGATCGCCGGCTGCGTGCCGTAGTCCTCGCTCGGGTGCGGGCGAACCTCGCTCTCGAGGTAGTCGACGAGTTGCTGACCGGTGATCTCGACGACCTCGATCTCGTTCGGGAACGGGAGGGTCTCCATAACCTGCGCCCCGGTGATCGGCCCGCCCTCGTAGTAGCCGCCGCGGATACCGCCGCCGTTCTGGACGGCGACGTCGACCTCGATGTCCGCAGTCTCGCCGATGGTCGCCATCGCGTCGGTGATGAGGTTCCCGAAGCCGGTTTCGATCGCGTAGTTGTCGAACGTGCCGTTGAGGTCCGTCTCGCTCTCGAAGAACGGCTGACCGAGGCGCTCGTCGAGTTCCCCCTGCCACCGCTCGGAGATGTCGGTGAGGGTGGGGTCTTCCTCGATATCGGCCGTCTCGCGGGCCGTGATCTGCTCGTACTCGTCGACCGCGTCGGTCGGACTCCAGTTCTCGGGGATCAGATCGACTCGCCGCCAGTCGACGAGGTCGCCGTCGGCGTCGAGCGTGATCGACCCGACGTGGGCGAACTCGTCGCCGAACTCGCTGACGACCGTCCCGTCGACGACCGCGGGTTCGTCGAACACGATGCCCGAGTGCGACCCGACGATAGCGTCCAGTCCGTCGACCTCCGCGGCCAGCGTGTCGTGGACGCCCGTGCTGACGTGGGAGGCACAGACGACGACGTCGGCCCCGTCCGCTCGCAGGGCGTCGACGGCCTCCTGAGCGCCCTCGACGTAGCCGAGCACCTGCCACTCCGCCGGGTAGTCCGTCAGCGAGTGGAAGTTTGTCGAGACCAGGCCGAAGACGCCGACCGTAAGCCCGCCCGCCTCGAGCGTGGTCCAGCGCTCGGTCCCCGGCACCGGGTCGCCGGCGTCGTCGAGCAGGTTCGCGACGAGCCACGGGAACTCGCTCTCCTCGAAGCGTGTCGTCGCGACGTCGGCCCCGAAGTCGTACTCGTGGTTACCGACGCCCACCGCGTCGATGTCCATGTAGTTGAGCGCCTCGATCATGTGCTCGCCCTCGTACTCGAGGCCGAGCATCGAGGGGGCGATGTCGTCGCCGTTGCCCAGGAAGAGCGAGTTATCGGCGTCGTCCAGGACGTCCTCGATGACGGTGTAGTAGCGAGCGATGTTGAGGTCGTACTCCTGTGCGTTGCGAAACCGTCCGTGGAAGTGCGTGTCGTGGACGATCGTCACCGTCTCGCCGCTCGCCGCGACGCTCGCACTGGCGGGGGCGAGCGCGGCGAGCGAGGCGCCGGCGGTCGCCCCGAGAAAGCGACGACGGCTTCGGTCGACTGAAGAATCGAGTTCGGACGGCAAACTGTTCTTTCGCCGTGGGTGTTTCGCCATGGATGCAACCTTCGAAACGGGTAACTAATACCTTTCCAATTTTCATCACGACGCCTCAATCGCCGTCGGGAGCGCTCCGGAGAACGAGGGGCGTGTACTGACAGACTCAAGCGCCTGATCGCATTCTCAATACTATAATTAGTATAGTAAGGAGGTTCAGCTGTTCGACGGAACGCCCCTTCATCAGGAGCAACATCGAACCCACCCCTCGAGCCGAACGAACCCCGTCAGGGCGAAAGTAAACTACCATAGATTCCCGGTTGTCACGAATCGGAGACGATACTGATTTTCCGAATGTTTCCTCGAGACGGCCGCTCGAGGCCATCTTGCAACCACCCGGTTTTTCCGTTTCGATACCCTACCGTTTGGTATGCTCCTCATACGCGGCCGTGCCGGCGGGACCGAACTCACCGGGACGCTGTACGAGCGGGGCGAGCAGGCCCCTTCGTTCCGCGGTGCGCCGGACGAAGGCGCCCCGTACGTCTGGATCTGCGACGAGTTCTACGAGGTCGATAGCGGCGGCACCCCCCAGCTCGTCGACGGCCGCGAGGTACACATCGCCTTCGAGTCGCCGATGCCACGCGGATTCGACACCCGCGAACAGGCGCTCGAGGCCGCGACCGAGCACATCCAGACCCAGTTCGCCCGCATCGGCATCGACCGCGAGGCCGTCGACCTCGAGATCGAGAAGGACGAACTCGACGCCGCCGACGTGCTCGAAGGAGACGCGACCTAACTTCAGGCGAACTCCTCCCCCCACCGCTTGTCGTCGTACGTTCGCCGCTCGACCGTCTCGAACTGCGCCTCGAGCGCCTCCCGAAGCGAGCGCTTCTCGGACGCGCTGATCCTGGCGAGTTCGTCCGCCTTCTCGATGGTCTGTGGCGGCCCGCCCGCGACGGCCACGTCCTGGAGCAACTGCCGGGTGAGTCGTTCTCGGTGATCCTCGTCGCGAACGACTCCGTACGGCGCTTCCACCCGGTAGACCAGGTCGTCCCGCGGGTCGTAGATCACGAAGAAGGTCACCTCGTAGGCCTCCAGGTCGAGTTTCCTGTCGACGCCGAGTGCGTTGCCCTCGGGCGAGAGGGGTCTGTCGACGCCACCTCGCGAACGGAACCAGCCGGTGTAGGTCAGGGTCTCGGTGTCGCGTTCCCAGCGCTCACCGTCGACGTCCGAGACGTACTCGCCGCGCTCGAGGATTCGAGTGAAGAACGTCCCGTCGTCGCCCCACGGCGCTTCGATGTCCTTCGACTGGACTGCGCGGGTGATCGCCCGCGTCGCCGGGTTCTTGACGAATCCAACGAGCGGGACGTCCTGCTCGAGGAACGTCTCGACCAGTCGAACGTAGTTCTGGACGACCTGTTTCGGCCGGGCGTTCTCCTCGAGGAACGTTGCGAGGTCCGGGTGCTGGTCCGACCACCGGAGGAGCCCCCGCGGGTAGAGCGGCCCGTCGAGGATCAGCAGGTCCGAGACGTCCGCGGCGTGAGCGAGGGCGTGCTCGCTCTCGGCGAGGTAGAGCGCCAGCGCGTGGACGATGCCCTCGGCGAACCGCGGCAGTCGCTGCTGGACCTTGATTGCCCGCGAGCGACTGTAGCCGTCGTCGAACTCGTCCCACGTCTCGTCGACGTGAGCCGTCTGATCGCTCGAGTGGACCGTCGCGACCATCGTCCGCGAGCGGTGGAGGTCGAGCGAGGAGGGCGTCGCACTCATCGCCGCCTGGGCGATGTCGATCACGAGGCCGTTCTTGAACACCGTCGGGTTGATCGTTCCGGCGTCCAGGCCGTGTTCGGTCGCGAACGGCCGATCACAGAGGGCGATGGCCTCCCGGTCGACGAGGTGTTTCGAGACAGAATCGAGTGGCTCGAGGACGAATCGGCCGTCGCCGTCGATCAGCGGGTCGAGAAAGTCCGCCCAGACCGTCTCGGCGAGCGCTCGATGGTCGCGCTCGTCGGCCCCGTGATCGATCCGTCGCGCGAGTCGCGCGATGCCGTCGAAGTGGACCGGATCGAGTGTCATGCTCGAGTCCACCGAGGCAATCAGCAAAAAGCCAGTGGTCGCTCGCGCGAGTAGCCGCATCGACAGTGGGGATTTCAGCGGTCCAGAGCGTGTCAACGAAACAGCTATGAACGGTACTAGAGAGGTCGGTCACCGTGTTTTGGAGGGAACGGCAGTGCTCGCCAGTCCGTATGTTACACACCTATCCGTGTAACGCTCGAGCCACGACCGATCACTGTCGACGACACCGGTCTGAATACCATCGGACGCGACGTCCGTCGAAGCGTGACGCCGAATCTCGACCGAGCTAGATCGACGTGATCCGCGTGTACTCCTCGTCTAAGGCGGCCGCATCCTCCGGAAGCAACGCCGTCACGAGCGTCTCCGCGTACTCGCTGAAGTAATCGACGAGTCGGGCGATCCGGTTCGAGTCGATGGCCTCGAGCGAGTCCAGCAGCATGAACGGCACCTCGTCGTACACCTCGTGGACGAGGTAGCCAGCCAGCGCGAACACGAGCCCCGTCACCTCACGCTCGCTCTCGCTCAGGTGATCGATGGTGTCCTCGTACGTCCGTCCGTCGTCCGCCTGACGGACGATGTGTAACTCGAAGACCGGGCGGTCGACGCGCCGTCGTCCCTCCTTGACCGTGCGCTCGGTTCGCTCGATCCAGATACGCTCGAGGTTCTCGTACTCGAGGACGTCGAGCACCGAGGCCATGTGGTCGTTGAACGCCTCGACCGACTCCCGCTCGATGCGATCGATTCGAGTCCGGAGGTCGGTGAGTCGTTCGGACGCCCGCTCTCGCTGTGCTCGCAGGTCGTCGATACGGCCGATCTCGGTCTCGGCTTCCTCGATCTCGTCTTCGACGTCCGCGAGGTCGTCCTCGAGCCGATTCAGACGGAACTCGAGTTCGGTCACCTCCTTCTGGTGATCGAGTGTTTCGCTCTCGCTCTCCTCCTCGAGTTCGTCGACCGTCGTCTCCAGGTCGTCGATGCGCTCCTGGAGTTCGCCCTCGCGCTCGTCGAGCGTCTCGAGCCGGTCGCGCCGTTGCTCGAGTTCGTTCTCCGTGCTCTCGATTCGCTGCGTCAACGTCTGTCGGCGCTGGTTCGTCTCCTGTGCCTCTCGCAGCGTCGATTTCCGGTCGTCGATCTGACGCCGGAGTTCGTTGCGTTCCTGGACGTGCTCCTGCCGAAGGGAGCGAAGGCGCTCGATCGTCGACTCGATCTGGTCGGTTTCGACCGTGGACCCGCACGTCCAGCAGATAGCCGTGTCGTCTGCGAGCAACTGTTCGGTCACTGCCCCACCGTCGGTCTCGGACTGTTCACCCTGCAGCGCCTGCGTGATTCGCTGGTTCGTCCCCTCGAGCATCTCCTCGTTGAACTGGATGATGCTCTGCAACTGGTTCGTGCTCGAGTCGAGCGTCGACCGCTGGTCGCGAAGCGTCTCGAGTTCCTGCTCGAGTGCGTCGGGATCCGTTTCGAAGCCGTCGGGAAGTTCCTCGAGTTCCTCGCGCATCTCCTCGAGTTCGGACTCGAGGGTTTCGATGCTCTGTTGTTCGGTCTCGCGCTGGAACTGGACGTCCTCTAAGTCGTTTCGCGCCGACTGGAGTTCGTCGAGTTTGGCCTCGAGTTCGTCGTCGTCGGTTTCGGATTCGTCCGCGCGCGAGGCTTCGAGGTCCGCGCGTCGTTCCTCGAGTTCGGCCTCTGTCTCCTCGATCTCCTTTCGGAGCGACTGGCGACGTTCCTCGAGCGAGGGAAGCGACGATTTGAGCGACGTGAGGCGGTCGATTTCGTCGTCGAGGCGTCGTTTGTCCGCTTCGGCCTGGGAGATTTCGGCCTCGATCTCCTCGACGTCGACCGGCCGCATGATGACCTCGCGGAGGTCGTCCTTTTGGCTGACGGCCTGCCGTGCGGTGTTCGATTCGAGCAAGAACGCGAAGAGGTTCGCCAGCGTCGGATCCTCGAGATAGGGGTCGCCCGAACTGACGATTCCCCCTTCTCGCCGTTCGAAGTGGCGTTCGTAGGTTTCGCCCTCGAGCTCGAGCGTCACCGAGCCGTGGTCGGCGTCCGCCTTGAGGGAGACGCGGTCGCTCCCGAGTGCGCCCATGATCGATCGAAGGAAGGAGGTTCGGTTCGTCGCGTTTCGGCCCGTGAGGACGTTCACGCCTGTCGTCAGTTCTACCGTCGTCGAGTCGATTCCGCCGATGTTTTCGACGGACACTCGTGGCTGTCCAGTCGTTTCGCCTGCGCTCATTGGCGTCACTTGGGGCACCACGTATTTATATGCCATCGTCTCTCGCTCGCTTCGGACGGTCAGCGGCCGTTGGCTCTGGACCCTGGTCACTCGAGCGGGCTGGTCACCCGAGCAGACTGGTTATACGTGAGGAACCGGCCGATCACTCGCGACAGCGACAGCCGCCGCGCTCGAGGAACGTCGCAACGTCGTACTGCTCTCCGCACTCCTCACAGAGGACGTTTACGTCGACGAGCACCGATACGGAGCCGCTCTCGAGGAGGTCCGTCTCCCGATATCGCTTGACCGTGTCCTCCGTGACCGCGGTCAACCGACTCGAGAGTCGCTGGATGGACGCCGCATCCCGCTCGAGGCGGTCCTCTGGAGTCGTCTGGCTGGAGGGCCCCTCGAGTTCCCGGTCGCTCGTCAGGTAGGTGTGGATCGCCTGATGAGAGACGAACTCGCGCCGGAGCGCGTCGACGTCGATGCCGGCCCGCTCGAGTTCGCGTTCGGCCTGGGTTCGCATCCCGGCGCTCACGTCGTCGTCGGTGAGGAGACGATACGTGTTCTCGACCTCGCCGTCGAGCGGCGATAGACCGGCGCGAGTCATCCGCTCGCCGAGGAGCCGTTCGTTGAACCGTCTCGCCAACTTGCGAAGGCTCTCTCGTTCGTATCCCTTTCCGAGCCAGCGCTGCTCGAGTTCGAGTCCGAGGCTCTCGAGGTCGTAGGTCTCGAGCAGACGTGCGACTTTAGTCGGCATACGTTCTCTGCCTCCGGACGAGTCGGTCGATCATTACCGGGTATGGGTGTGTCCGGTACGTGAAAGTATCGGCTGGGGCGTGGTCGGCGAAGTCGCGTGGCTTAGATGTGGTCAACGAGATCGTGGGCCGAAATCAGGAGCTTTCCAGGCGGAGACGTGTGAAAAAGGAGAGACGAGCGTCGAACGAGGCGATTGCTGACAGTTAGTCCCGATCCGGAAGACGGTCGGAGAGTCGATTGAAACGATCCTGCAGTCGATCGCGGCGGTCGGCCTCCTCGTCGGGTCGATACCGCATCTCGCGAACGGCTCCGTCCTCGAGAACGACTTCGAAGACAGCCCCTTCGTGGCGACCGTCCTCGGGGAGTGACTCGAGGTCGAGCTCGAGCTGTTGGCGTTCCACCGGGTCTTCGGTGTCGGCTTCATCGGCTTCGCCATCGCCGGTTTCGCCACTGTCGATTTCGTCTTCTTTTCCACTACTGTTTTCGTTGGCTTCGTCATTCCCGGCCTCGTCGTCTTCGCCGTCGATAGCGGTCTCGAGCAGCACTACGGCGGC
It contains:
- a CDS encoding aldo/keto reductase; translation: MSETPVPQPGFGTSGHEGETCTENVVRALEAGYRHVDTAQMYDNEAAVGAALERSDVDREDVFLATKVHPSNLAHDDILETTEESLERLGVDTVDLLYVHWPTDAYDPEETLPAMDEVRERGLTHNVGVSNFTVELLEEAREILESPILANQVELHPFLQQDDLVEYGREHDVTTVAYCPIAKGDVAGNDTLEAIADAHDATPVQVTLAWHYAREGVVPIPKATGDHVEENYAALDLELSDDELDRIAEFDRGDRLVDPDAAAWNR
- a CDS encoding cohesin domain-containing protein, which gives rise to MTGRRLLVTVLALALVTSGVVIAGFGVGTVGAGDAVATISPTPYEVEAQPGEEIEIDVVMRSQGAHGEGVASYELIAQYHPDYLEVTDVEAGDWLEQGEETEIREERVIANEVGTAILEQRRDPAAGGATGQARVATITLEVSEDAPAAQTTLSFGNSEVYLEREFPLAVHDREVTISIDDGEEPHEPFDHPDPQDRDALEAMADDSTGENDTAGAGDDPDSSDGDDSSDEPDEDASGSVDESDSDEPRDADDADSVPGFTAVSLLVVLLALAGYRRFHDGEK
- a CDS encoding DUF7350 domain-containing protein; this translates as MRGTSPLSRRRLLQRATVGAGTLAVAGCLERGADDTPESNGDDEPNQSNDSDDSDDLLAFPEIENPPDAVYRPTHRERMRMLEPVDAGDYRVAGMVTYPHPFWLVDGSDVEQVEPDRDDVHLMVTAWDRETGQVVPVDSSPVLELSRNGEFVREVRPWLMLSQQMGFHFGDNLSLEGDGTYRVEGRLSPVSIRKTGAFADRLEEAVSFEFAFDFDDDLRRLATEVEYFPEDEWGERGALEPMGHGDGGSDGGDDADHEGEDGDSDHDDHGSAHDGHVIPYSSAPPATDLPGTLQDSLESGDAVFEITILKPGSRFVDADPEAGADDRYLAVSPRTPYNHCVLPLMGLEVTVDGDSRRLTETLDHELGLHYGTALATDSNEATLELDVRTPPQVSRHRGYETAFLEMPSVSTVISL
- a CDS encoding bifunctional metallophosphatase/5'-nucleotidase, encoding MAKHPRRKNSLPSELDSSVDRSRRRFLGATAGASLAALAPASASVAASGETVTIVHDTHFHGRFRNAQEYDLNIARYYTVIEDVLDDADNSLFLGNGDDIAPSMLGLEYEGEHMIEALNYMDIDAVGVGNHEYDFGADVATTRFEESEFPWLVANLLDDAGDPVPGTERWTTLEAGGLTVGVFGLVSTNFHSLTDYPAEWQVLGYVEGAQEAVDALRADGADVVVCASHVSTGVHDTLAAEVDGLDAIVGSHSGIVFDEPAVVDGTVVSEFGDEFAHVGSITLDADGDLVDWRRVDLIPENWSPTDAVDEYEQITARETADIEEDPTLTDISERWQGELDERLGQPFFESETDLNGTFDNYAIETGFGNLITDAMATIGETADIEVDVAVQNGGGIRGGYYEGGPITGAQVMETLPFPNEIEVVEITGQQLVDYLESEVRPHPSEDYGTQPAIQVSGVSYEWWGHDDETWIDNVFVGGEPVDLGATYYMANNDYVVGNDPILSEAETVLESGQFQGPYVLDVLEEWGTVAPERENRMIRVDEDVGAGSVAREDGEITITVPFPAGGTAVVEDSFRAVIRTGDDLAAESVAEDGETVEVAFDAEALCKLASSVENPVLRVFGGYDPDEEYWGYGFELPTSSGYDYFKLKSSVDAAAVLETGEGTDGQDDDDQDGEGQNGDQNGEDQNGDQDQDDEQENDDVVDEDTDERNEEEDGMPGFGPFAALVGGAGGTYLYSRARGANDEGPDLA
- a CDS encoding DUF7113 family protein, which gives rise to MLLIRGRAGGTELTGTLYERGEQAPSFRGAPDEGAPYVWICDEFYEVDSGGTPQLVDGREVHIAFESPMPRGFDTREQALEAATEHIQTQFARIGIDREAVDLEIEKDELDAADVLEGDAT
- a CDS encoding DNA double-strand break repair nuclease NurA, coding for MTLDPVHFDGIARLARRIDHGADERDHRALAETVWADFLDPLIDGDGRFVLEPLDSVSKHLVDREAIALCDRPFATEHGLDAGTINPTVFKNGLVIDIAQAAMSATPSSLDLHRSRTMVATVHSSDQTAHVDETWDEFDDGYSRSRAIKVQQRLPRFAEGIVHALALYLAESEHALAHAADVSDLLILDGPLYPRGLLRWSDQHPDLATFLEENARPKQVVQNYVRLVETFLEQDVPLVGFVKNPATRAITRAVQSKDIEAPWGDDGTFFTRILERGEYVSDVDGERWERDTETLTYTGWFRSRGGVDRPLSPEGNALGVDRKLDLEAYEVTFFVIYDPRDDLVYRVEAPYGVVRDEDHRERLTRQLLQDVAVAGGPPQTIEKADELARISASEKRSLREALEAQFETVERRTYDDKRWGEEFA
- a CDS encoding archaea-specific SMC-related protein yields the protein MSAGETTGQPRVSVENIGGIDSTTVELTTGVNVLTGRNATNRTSFLRSIMGALGSDRVSLKADADHGSVTLELEGETYERHFERREGGIVSSGDPYLEDPTLANLFAFLLESNTARQAVSQKDDLREVIMRPVDVEEIEAEISQAEADKRRLDDEIDRLTSLKSSLPSLEERRQSLRKEIEETEAELEERRADLEASRADESETDDDELEAKLDELQSARNDLEDVQFQRETEQQSIETLESELEEMREELEELPDGFETDPDALEQELETLRDQRSTLDSSTNQLQSIIQFNEEMLEGTNQRITQALQGEQSETDGGAVTEQLLADDTAICWTCGSTVETDQIESTIERLRSLRQEHVQERNELRRQIDDRKSTLREAQETNQRRQTLTQRIESTENELEQRRDRLETLDEREGELQERIDDLETTVDELEEESESETLDHQKEVTELEFRLNRLEDDLADVEDEIEEAETEIGRIDDLRAQRERASERLTDLRTRIDRIERESVEAFNDHMASVLDVLEYENLERIWIERTERTVKEGRRRVDRPVFELHIVRQADDGRTYEDTIDHLSESEREVTGLVFALAGYLVHEVYDEVPFMLLDSLEAIDSNRIARLVDYFSEYAETLVTALLPEDAAALDEEYTRITSI
- the rdfA gene encoding rod-determining factor RdfA, giving the protein MPTKVARLLETYDLESLGLELEQRWLGKGYERESLRKLARRFNERLLGERMTRAGLSPLDGEVENTYRLLTDDDVSAGMRTQAERELERAGIDVDALRREFVSHQAIHTYLTSDRELEGPSSQTTPEDRLERDAASIQRLSSRLTAVTEDTVKRYRETDLLESGSVSVLVDVNVLCEECGEQYDVATFLERGGCRCRE
- a CDS encoding DUF3006 family protein, whose product is MTTSTVTAVLDRIVDDSAAVVLLETAIDGEDDEAGNDEANENSSGKEDEIDSGETGDGEADEADTEDPVERQQLELDLESLPEDGRHEGAVFEVVLEDGAVREMRYRPDEEADRRDRLQDRFNRLSDRLPDRD